ATTTTTTAAGTTTCTAAGCGTAATCGTTTAGAATATTCACATTCTAACAGGTAATCTTCAAAATAATTGGTTATAGTTTTATGATTTGTAGTTGTCATATGTATTATGAAAACACAAATCAAATTCCCAATAGTTGTGCTGTTTGGTTGTGCAACTCAAAGATATTTGAGATACTTTATTTCTACCTCTTACTTTTATAAAACGTTTAGGACGCTATTGTTTTAAAATGAACTCATTTAAACTTTTTGGATGTAAGCGAACATTAGAAGTTTTTAGATATGTTGAAAGCTTTTTTGAGTTGCATAGCAGCGCTACGGAAGGAAAAAAAGATAAAAACAGAGCTAAAAACAGCAATTTTTTAGCAAATTGAAAAAGTTTAAATGAGTTCTCAGTAAAAAAATAGAAACAGCTAACTTTAAACCTGAAAATTATTCGAAGCGCCTATTACTTACAGTCTATAGGCATAAAAATAAAGCTAATACCTATACAATTTATATCGCTACTTTTATAAAACAAGATTTAGACAGCATCAAAAAAGATTTAGAAAATATCAAACAACCAAACTCTGCATATAAGATGCTAATTGAAGATAAAATTTCCTTGATATATAATAAAAATAATCCACTAGTAAACATTAAGCCTAATAAACCCCATAAAGAATAAGTTTACCGCCATCCCAAACCTATTGCCGTTATTTTTAAAATTTGTTTTTTTGTTTTCATGATTTTGATTTTAGTTACATTGTATCGAATCTTTTGCTTTATTGAATAAGTTTTTTCTATGTGATGCCCCTTTAGTTTCATCTCCATTTACAAGTTTGGTCACTTTTGCAACTGAAGTAGAACTACTCATAGCAGGGTTTAATTTATCTAATACGTTATTTTTATAAAACCACAAGGTGCTAATCACCGTAATTTCTTTATCAGAAGCAACCAAGCCCGGATTGGTAGTAAAATCCAGTGTGCTGCCATACCTGTTTTGGTAGTATGTAGTAAACTGCCGGTAGTTATACCTTCCTGTTAGCTGAAAAATACCGCGCCCCCTGAATTTGTAACCGTCTCCGGTATTTACGTTTCCTAATTTAGTTCTAGCACTTCTGTAAGCATCATCATATACATAATTCGCAAATTTTTGTTTGTTTACATATACAGACGTAGAATCTCGCTTATAATCGTTGGGGTTTGCTTTTGTGGAATCTGCCGTAGGACTGGCCTTTAGATTAGCAAATAGAAATAATTACTTAAAATAAAAACATAATAGTTATGATGAAATTTCTTTTTTTGCTTCTTTTTTTCTTTGTTAATAACTCTTATTTTGTTGATAACCAAAAACACAAAAGAACGGAGTGAACTTTAGCGGCCAGCTAGCTTTTTAGAGCCATCCCCCGTATTAGTCTCCGTTCTTTTTAAAAGTTACTTAGAACCATATAGAATTTCAGTTTCTGCCCTTATTAAAGGTCTTAGTTTAAGTAACTATTATTAATATCTAATTACAAAATTATGAAAACAAATGAAATTATCGGAATCGATGTCAGTAAATTATTAATTGATGTTTGTATCTATTCTAAACAAATTGTTCAACAGTTTGAGAACAGTAAATCTGGATTTAAATTAATGCTAAAGTGGAGTTTTAAAAATTCGTCTTTCTCTAAAGAAGAAACCATGTTTGTATTTGAACATACAGGAATGTACTCTCATTTATTATCTGTGTCTTTAACTGAACAAAAATTATCTTTTTTCATAGCTTCTGGTTTAGAAATTAAAAGATCTATTGGTATTGCTCGTGGAAAGGATGACCAAATTGATGCCAAACGCATTGCTCTATATGGGTATCGATTAAAAGAAGAACTTAAACCCAGTAAGCTACCTAAAAGAAGTATATTACAACTAAAAAGTCTCTTATCTTTAAGGACAAAACTTAACAAACAAAGAGCTGGTTTTAAAGTTACTTTGAAAGAACAAAAAAGAATTTATAAAGCAAAAGAGTATAAAATAATCTTTGACGTTCAACAAAAAATGATTGCAGAACTAACCAAACAAATACACAAGATTAATACTCAAATGCAAGCTATTATTGACCAAAATATAATGTTAAAAGAAACCTATAAACTTGTTACTAGTGTTAAAGGTATAGGAATGCAAACTGCTATAATGATGATTGTGTTTACTGACAATTTTTCAAAATTTGAAAACTGGAGAAAGTTTGCCTCTTATTGTGGTGTTGCTCCTTTTCCTTACCAATCTGGAACTAGTATTAAAGGACGTACAAAAGTCTCTCATTTGGCTAATAAAAAATTGAAAGCAATTATTAATATGTGCGCTATTTCTGCTATACAACATAACCCAGAAATGAAATTATACTATCATAAAAGAATAAAACAAGGCAAAAGTAAAATGAGTACCGTTAACATTATTAGAAACAAATTAATAGCAAGAGTGTTTGCCGTTGTCAAACGACAAACACCCTATGTAGATACTTTTAAATTTGCTGCATAAATTAGTAAAAATAATATCTCAACTTTTACTTGTTTTTATCATAGAATACGGGGGAGCGAACCACACCGGCCTGTCCGATACCCTGAAAACAGGTATTGAAAGCCTTTCCGGCCATACCATGGACGATGTAAAGGTACATTACAATTCCCACAAACCGGCACAATTGCAAGCACATGCCTATGCACAGGGCACGGACATCCATCTGGCCCCCGGACAGGAACAACACCTGCCCCACGAAGCCTGGCATGTGGTACAGCAAAAACAAGGGCGAGTACAGCCAACTATGCAAATGAAAGGAAAAGTAAATATCAACGATGATAAAGGATTGGAGAAAGAGGCAGACATCATGGGGCAAAAGGCATTGTACGTACCCCCAAAAGAGAATACGAATAAGCTTGCAACAAATGGTATTGCCCGGAAGAACAATGATGTGGTACAAAGAATCATTAAAATGGACTTTTGGGGAGAAGAAGAAGAGGACACGGAAAGCTATAAAGCAGAGGATTTGCTTGAGAGCCTAGTTGAGGAAGACAAAGGAAAACTAACTGATACTGACCGAGAGTATCTTAAAAAAATAGAAGACGATAAAAAGGATGAATATGTATTTAAAACAAATGAAGATCTTGATTTTAGTTACGATGAACTGAAAAGTCACATTGATGCGTATATTAAAAACAGGGAAGAAAAAATTTCCGAACATACCCCTACAGGAGGATTGGCAGAAGAAGGTGTAATGAAAACGTTAGTTTCAGAAGCACTTTCTTATTGGAGGGAAAACCCTAAAAACAGTATTACCGAGTTTATTAACCACTGGATAGGGAAGATAAATAAGCATTTACCCCATAACATGAGTCATCAATTAGATGATACGATAGAGGATATAGCAAGCTTTGCGCATGGCTCATGGACAATGACAATAAACCTGAAGAGGGTCGTCAAAAACAGTATGGATAATAATAAAAATAATAATAATAGCAAAACAGATAAATCATCTCAAATAAGTGAACTATCTCAAGACAATATAAAAATGTTAGTGACCGCCATTTATCACGAATCCCGGCACGCAGATCAATATAGCACCGTTGCAAGGATGCATGCCGGTAAAGATTATATGAATCAGGATGTAATAATTGGGAGTTCAATTGACCTGCCCTCATCAGTTGTTAAGGCTGCCCTCAAGAGTCCCCTTAAAGATGATGGAAAGCCTGAAACTCGGAAAATCATAAAAGATGCGGAAGAATGGAATAAAATTTTTGAGAGATCAACGAACAAAAAAAAATCCGATAAACCGTATTATGATTATACACAAGCGTCCAGGTTGTTTTTTCGAATGCGCAAAGGGTTACAGCGTTTAAAGAAAAAAGGCCATGAGAAAGGAACTAAAAACAGGGTAATACAAATATCAAACTATTTATATAAGTCTAATGCATTTACCGTCAGGAAGCATTTGGAAGAAGCAAAGGAACGTATAGCCAAAGAAAAATCCGATGATCTGTTAAGTGAGGTAATGGTTGCTGATGCAAACGAGATCATAGGGATTCTTGATGCGCTCTATAAAGAACTTGATATCCAAAAAGAATCCGAAAAACCGGTATTTAACCGATTGAATGACCTTATTTCTCAATTTGCAGCGGTATCTTATAGAATGTATAGTCACCGGCCACATGAAAAAGATGCGCTTAAAATAGGGTATATGGCCGGTGATATGTTTCAAGAACTCATTGATGGAAAAGAAACTGCAGAGCCCAAGAAAGCGGAAGATGAGAAAAAAGCAGAGGAGGAGGAAAATCAGAAAGCAGCAGCAGAGGAGGAAAGCAAGAAAAAAGCAGAAGAGGAAAGGAAGAAAAAAGAAGCAGCGGGAAACAAGAAAAAAATGATGCCCGCAAATAAATAATACGGAACATGAATAGATCATCCGTGACTAAATTTATCATGCCTGCGCAAAGGCCGTAAAGAAACCAAACCAAACCGGGATGCACATACTCGAAGAAAAACAGCCCTTTTCACAAAGCCTTATCTGGCAATTGCAGCGTAACTACTTTAATGAGGCCGG
This window of the Flavobacteriaceae bacterium genome carries:
- a CDS encoding transposase, yielding MKTNEIIGIDVSKLLIDVCIYSKQIVQQFENSKSGFKLMLKWSFKNSSFSKEETMFVFEHTGMYSHLLSVSLTEQKLSFFIASGLEIKRSIGIARGKDDQIDAKRIALYGYRLKEELKPSKLPKRSILQLKSLLSLRTKLNKQRAGFKVTLKEQKRIYKAKEYKIIFDVQQKMIAELTKQIHKINTQMQAIIDQNIMLKETYKLVTSVKGIGMQTAIMMIVFTDNFSKFENWRKFASYCGVAPFPYQSGTSIKGRTKVSHLANKKLKAIINMCAISAIQHNPEMKLYYHKRIKQGKSKMSTVNIIRNKLIARVFAVVKRQTPYVDTFKFAA